A single region of the Marinobacter salinus genome encodes:
- a CDS encoding YqaA family protein, producing the protein MAYLTLFLTAFAAATLLPAYSEILLGTLVTQGLSLWWLWFWATLGNTLGSVVNGVIGRQVDRFKHKRWFPVSEQQLHRARNRFNRYGQWSLLLGWLPLGGDALTLVGGIMRVPWLNFVILVGIGKGLRYAFVLWLVAEASGAPSP; encoded by the coding sequence TTGGCTTACCTGACACTCTTCCTGACGGCTTTTGCCGCCGCAACACTGCTACCGGCATACTCTGAAATACTTCTGGGCACGCTGGTGACCCAGGGGCTTTCACTTTGGTGGCTGTGGTTCTGGGCGACGCTCGGCAATACGCTTGGATCCGTTGTTAACGGGGTTATTGGCCGGCAAGTCGATCGCTTCAAACATAAACGGTGGTTTCCCGTCAGCGAACAGCAATTGCATCGGGCCCGGAACCGGTTTAATCGCTATGGGCAATGGTCGTTGTTACTGGGGTGGCTGCCTTTAGGTGGTGACGCACTGACCCTGGTGGGAGGCATCATGCGGGTCCCCTGGCTCAACTTCGTTATTCTGGTTGGCATTGGCAAAGGATTGCGCTACGCCTTCGTTCTCTGGCTGGTGGCTGAAGCCTCAGGCGCACCATCACCGTAA
- a CDS encoding GrxA family glutaredoxin: MEQVTIYGRTSCGFCLRAKGLCEAKGLPYKWVDMMSEGLSKADISDRIGRPVHTVPQILVGDRYIGGCDEFFAFVRHQEAETAR; the protein is encoded by the coding sequence ATGGAACAGGTTACTATCTATGGTCGCACAAGCTGTGGATTTTGTTTGCGAGCCAAAGGCCTCTGCGAAGCGAAAGGGCTGCCCTATAAATGGGTGGATATGATGTCAGAGGGCCTCAGCAAGGCGGATATCTCCGATCGAATCGGTCGGCCAGTACACACCGTTCCACAGATTCTGGTCGGCGACAGATACATCGGCGGCTGTGATGAGTTCTTTGCATTTGTTCGACATCAGGAAGCCGAAACCGCACGTTAA
- a CDS encoding ABC1 kinase family protein, producing MSSRRSANSVSRIKTGSFERRLSLTRAGLFAGTRMASHMATNWFNSRENRDKKHRAMLSKQARFLVDELGQLKGSVVKIGQVMALYGEHFLPEEVTEALHTLEDQTTSLEWPAIERVLKEDMGSDRLAELEVDPEPIGAASLGQVHRALRRSDGLELVLKVQYPGVADAVDSDLNAVAHLLKIARLVSFGPEFNDWLEEVREMMHREVDYRLEARTTEKFRGMLASDPRFIVPRVLNEYSTAHVIASTYEHGHSVSSLAVKDLPLQRRSALGEAALELFFRELFVWGEIQTDPNFGNYRIRIAGEEGDDPGYDRIVLLDFGAVQSYSEDFLAPVKQMIQASYENDLEAAIVGGVKLNFMSRDWPREVLEKFGSVCMSVLEPLAKDQSHWPDYAVNGHGQYRWKQSDLPSRVARQAARSAINRYFRVPPKEFVFLNRKLIGVYTFIAVLHAEFNGEPLLRKYLYGDGAPEASATSQRTKA from the coding sequence ATGTCATCCAGACGCTCAGCAAATTCGGTCTCTCGCATCAAAACCGGCAGTTTCGAGCGCCGGTTGAGTCTAACCCGCGCAGGGCTATTCGCCGGCACGCGTATGGCCTCGCATATGGCGACCAACTGGTTTAACAGCAGAGAGAATCGGGACAAAAAACATCGCGCAATGTTGTCCAAACAAGCTCGCTTTCTCGTTGATGAGCTGGGCCAGCTGAAGGGCAGTGTGGTCAAGATTGGTCAGGTGATGGCGTTGTATGGAGAGCATTTTCTGCCGGAAGAGGTGACCGAGGCACTGCATACCCTTGAAGATCAGACAACGTCTCTTGAGTGGCCTGCCATCGAGCGGGTTCTGAAGGAGGACATGGGCAGCGATCGTCTGGCGGAGCTGGAGGTCGATCCGGAGCCGATCGGGGCTGCTTCCCTTGGTCAGGTGCATCGGGCTTTGCGTCGCAGTGACGGGCTTGAGCTGGTGCTGAAGGTCCAGTACCCGGGTGTGGCCGATGCCGTTGACAGCGACCTGAATGCCGTCGCCCATCTCCTCAAGATTGCCCGGCTGGTCAGCTTTGGTCCCGAATTTAACGACTGGCTGGAAGAAGTCCGGGAAATGATGCACCGGGAGGTGGACTACAGGCTGGAAGCACGCACCACTGAGAAATTCCGGGGCATGCTTGCGTCCGACCCTCGGTTCATCGTGCCGCGCGTCCTGAATGAATACTCAACGGCCCATGTGATTGCTTCAACGTACGAGCATGGCCATTCTGTCAGTTCCCTGGCAGTCAAAGATCTCCCGTTACAGCGTCGAAGTGCACTGGGTGAGGCCGCATTGGAGCTCTTCTTCCGGGAGCTGTTTGTCTGGGGCGAAATTCAGACCGACCCCAATTTCGGCAACTATCGAATTCGCATCGCCGGTGAAGAGGGTGATGACCCGGGCTATGACCGCATCGTGCTGCTGGATTTCGGAGCAGTGCAGTCTTATTCCGAGGATTTTCTGGCACCCGTCAAACAGATGATACAGGCGTCCTACGAGAATGATCTCGAGGCGGCGATCGTTGGTGGAGTGAAGCTGAACTTCATGAGCCGGGACTGGCCGAGGGAAGTCCTGGAAAAATTTGGTTCAGTTTGCATGTCGGTGCTCGAACCGCTGGCGAAGGATCAGAGTCATTGGCCTGACTATGCCGTAAACGGCCATGGCCAGTACCGGTGGAAGCAGAGCGATCTGCCCTCAAGGGTAGCCCGCCAGGCTGCGCGTTCTGCGATCAATCGTTATTTCCGGGTACCCCCGAAAGAGTTTGTGTTCCTGAACCGAAAGCTGATTGGCGTTTATACGTTTATTGCCGTTTTGCATGCCGAGTTCAACGGTGAGCCGCTGCTGCGTAAATACCTTTACGGTGATGGTGCGCCTGAGGCTTCAGCCACCAGCCAGAGAACGAAGGCGTAG
- a CDS encoding 6-phosphofructokinase: MAIKNAFYAQSGGVTAVINASACGVIQTARKHPDQIGKVYAGRNGIIGALQEELIDTSLESDDAIQALIHTPGGAFGSCRHKLKNISENRREYERLIEVFRAHDIGYFFYNGGGDSQDTAYKVSQIADKMGYPITCIGIPKTVDNDLPFTDCCPGFGSVAKYIATSTLEASLDIKSMCETSTKVFILEVMGRHAGWIAASGGLAGQGEGEPPHIILFPEIPFDREAFLARVDHCVKEYGYCVVVASEGAQYEDGRFLADAGAKDAFGHTQLGGVAPALANMVKQALGHKYHWAVADYLQRSARHIASATDVEQAYAVGKSAVEMALAGKQALMPTIVREQAKPYRWKIGEAPLSDVANQEKKMPIHYITDDGFGITRDCRDYLEPLIAGESFPPFDNGLPRVAKLKNQLVEKKLKTTFQL, from the coding sequence ATGGCCATCAAGAACGCATTCTACGCTCAGTCTGGCGGGGTTACCGCCGTCATTAATGCCAGCGCATGCGGGGTCATTCAGACCGCGCGCAAACATCCGGACCAGATTGGCAAGGTCTACGCAGGTCGAAACGGTATTATTGGTGCGCTTCAGGAAGAACTGATTGATACCAGCCTTGAAAGCGACGACGCCATCCAGGCGCTGATTCATACGCCCGGTGGCGCGTTTGGTTCCTGTCGCCACAAACTTAAGAATATTTCCGAAAACCGTCGTGAATACGAACGCCTGATCGAAGTATTCCGCGCCCACGACATCGGTTATTTTTTCTACAATGGCGGTGGAGACTCTCAGGATACTGCCTACAAGGTCTCCCAGATTGCGGACAAAATGGGCTATCCCATTACCTGCATCGGTATTCCCAAGACCGTCGACAACGACCTGCCTTTCACTGACTGCTGCCCTGGTTTTGGCTCCGTTGCCAAATACATTGCCACTTCGACGCTGGAAGCAAGCCTCGATATCAAGTCTATGTGCGAGACGTCTACCAAGGTATTTATCCTGGAAGTAATGGGCCGCCATGCCGGCTGGATCGCAGCCTCCGGCGGCTTGGCTGGCCAGGGAGAAGGCGAGCCACCTCACATCATTCTGTTCCCGGAAATTCCGTTTGATCGCGAAGCCTTCCTGGCAAGGGTTGATCACTGCGTGAAGGAATACGGTTACTGCGTTGTTGTTGCCTCGGAAGGCGCCCAGTACGAAGATGGCCGATTCCTGGCAGACGCCGGCGCCAAGGATGCGTTTGGCCATACCCAGCTCGGTGGTGTTGCCCCGGCATTGGCAAACATGGTCAAGCAGGCATTAGGTCACAAATACCACTGGGCCGTTGCCGACTACCTGCAGCGCAGTGCCCGGCACATTGCCTCTGCGACCGACGTGGAGCAGGCCTACGCTGTGGGCAAATCCGCGGTGGAAATGGCACTGGCCGGAAAGCAGGCCCTGATGCCCACGATCGTTCGCGAGCAGGCCAAGCCCTATCGCTGGAAGATTGGTGAAGCTCCCCTGAGTGACGTCGCCAACCAGGAAAAGAAAATGCCGATTCACTACATCACCGACGACGGCTTTGGCATTACCCGAGACTGCAGGGACTACCTGGAGCCTCTGATTGCCGGCGAGAGCTTCCCGCCTTTTGACAATGGCCTGCCGAGGGTCGCGAAGTTAAAGAATCAACTGGTCGAAAAGAAACTGAAAACCACGTTTCAGCTCTAA